A single genomic interval of Acidobacteriota bacterium harbors:
- a CDS encoding ABC transporter ATP-binding protein, with product MNLYRRTFSIIKPYWKHLVTASLSAALHALFAALMIWMVGPLLMTLFQVESIPGVTEERTEIREPASSQPGMPLSGGGTVSQVSGSIHAVKEWMKERVATVVETETRRDTLVRFCWLILAIVLAKNLFLYLQGFFMAYVQQSVMRRFRDELFTKYQRLSLDYFHSRRTGQIISRVTNDVEVLNNSIDIGFNRLVTDGLQVVLFSAFLVVLSWKLTLLATVILPAVFVFIWFVGKKLRKYSERSQERMADVNSVLEETVSNIRIVKAFSMEKFETRKFLRSTYNYFRALVRMTRIRHLASPINDTLATIAGVIILLFAGARIIAGTGELDAGDFMTFILAMFSMIKPVKSLSQIHMKLQEGMAASERVFDVLDAEEKIKDTPGATTIGRFENSVVYDDVSFSYNPHEPVLRDISFEVKSGEVVALVGPSGAGKSTLFDLLPRFYDPQAGRILIDGHDIRDATIASLRGLMGIVTQETYLFNDTIRNNIAYGLNGVVDERVEEAARMANADEFITQFEDTYDTVVGNRGVMLSGGQRQRIAIARALLKNPQILIFDEATSALDTESEILVQEAIDRLMRNRTTLVIAHRLSTIKNADRIMVIDHGRIVESGPHDSLMQRDGLYRRLYLMQFRDVS from the coding sequence GTGAACCTTTATCGACGAACATTCTCGATCATCAAGCCGTATTGGAAGCACCTGGTCACGGCCTCGCTGTCGGCGGCCCTGCACGCCTTGTTTGCGGCTCTCATGATCTGGATGGTCGGTCCGTTGCTCATGACCCTCTTCCAGGTGGAGTCTATTCCGGGTGTGACCGAAGAGCGCACGGAAATCCGTGAGCCGGCCTCGTCGCAGCCGGGGATGCCGCTTTCTGGCGGCGGCACGGTTTCCCAAGTTTCCGGTTCAATCCACGCGGTCAAAGAATGGATGAAGGAGCGGGTCGCCACCGTCGTCGAGACCGAAACGCGCCGGGACACGCTGGTCAGGTTTTGCTGGCTGATCCTGGCGATTGTGCTGGCCAAGAACCTGTTTCTGTACCTTCAGGGGTTCTTCATGGCCTACGTGCAGCAGTCGGTGATGCGCCGCTTCAGGGATGAGCTGTTCACCAAGTACCAGCGTTTGTCGCTGGACTATTTCCACAGCCGCCGCACGGGACAGATCATCTCGCGGGTCACCAACGACGTGGAGGTGTTGAACAACTCAATCGATATCGGTTTCAATCGCCTTGTGACCGACGGACTCCAGGTGGTCCTGTTTTCCGCGTTCCTCGTGGTGCTGAGCTGGAAGCTGACACTGCTGGCGACGGTCATACTGCCGGCCGTGTTCGTGTTCATCTGGTTTGTGGGCAAGAAACTGCGCAAGTACTCGGAGCGCTCGCAGGAGCGGATGGCGGACGTCAACTCGGTGCTGGAGGAGACGGTCAGCAACATACGAATCGTCAAGGCGTTTTCCATGGAGAAGTTCGAGACGAGGAAGTTCCTGAGGTCGACGTACAACTACTTCCGGGCCCTGGTGCGCATGACGCGTATTCGCCACCTCGCCTCGCCTATCAACGACACGCTGGCCACGATTGCCGGCGTTATCATTCTCCTGTTCGCCGGGGCGCGCATTATCGCCGGCACCGGGGAGCTTGACGCCGGTGATTTCATGACCTTCATCCTGGCCATGTTCTCCATGATCAAGCCGGTCAAGTCGCTCAGCCAGATCCACATGAAGCTGCAGGAAGGAATGGCCGCCAGCGAGCGCGTTTTTGACGTCCTGGACGCCGAGGAGAAAATCAAGGACACCCCCGGTGCCACGACCATCGGACGGTTCGAGAATTCCGTAGTCTACGATGACGTGTCGTTCAGCTACAATCCCCACGAGCCGGTGCTGAGGGACATCTCGTTTGAGGTGAAAAGCGGTGAGGTCGTGGCCCTGGTCGGGCCCTCGGGAGCAGGGAAGTCAACGCTCTTTGACCTCCTGCCCCGCTTTTACGATCCGCAGGCGGGAAGGATTCTGATCGACGGGCACGACATACGCGACGCCACGATCGCGTCGTTGCGCGGGTTGATGGGGATCGTAACGCAGGAGACGTACCTGTTTAACGACACCATCAGGAACAACATCGCATACGGCCTGAACGGGGTCGTGGACGAGCGGGTCGAGGAAGCGGCGCGGATGGCCAATGCCGACGAGTTTATCACTCAGTTCGAGGATACCTATGATACCGTTGTGGGCAATCGCGGCGTGATGCTTTCGGGCGGACAGCGGCAGCGCATCGCCATCGCCAGGGCGTTGCTGAAGAATCCGCAGATACTCATATTCGACGAGGCGACCTCGGCGCTGGATACGGAGTCCGAGATCCTGGTTCAGGAGGCTATAGATCGCCTCATGCGAAACCGAACCACTCTCGTCATCGCGCACCGGCTGTCGACAATCAAGAACGCCGACCGAATCATGGTCATTGACCACGGCAGGATCGTGGAAAGCGGCCCTCACGACAGCCTGATGCAGCGCGACGGCCTGTACCGGCGGCTTTACCTGATGCAGTTTCGGGACGTATCATGA